From Montipora foliosa isolate CH-2021 chromosome 6, ASM3666993v2, whole genome shotgun sequence, a single genomic window includes:
- the LOC138005604 gene encoding GFP-like non-fluorescent chromoprotein — MNTKQKIQDGLQQVSKEHFYKPLTRPKVITIINALFANGHIDQMTHKWLSLVQNQPQIPEFYTLTKIHKAILVSRPIVYGSGGPTSQNALLVLWIRFYNRSHKNKAYYYIRDTTHFINFSIENTPLSEAAILATLDVCSLCTNIPHEEGIEIVCRFYEEHYQGEQTVKLTVTKGGPLPFAWDILSPLSQYGSIPFTKYPEDIPDYVKQSFPEGYTWERIMNFEDGAVCTVSNDSSIQGNCFIYNVKISGLNFPPNGPVMQKKTQGWEPNTERLFARDGMLIGNNFMALKLEGGGHYLCEFKSTYKAKKPVKMPGYHYVDRKLDVTSHNKDYTSVEQCEISIARHSLLG, encoded by the exons ATGAATACTAAACAGAAAATTCAAGACGGCCTACAGCAAGTCTCGAAGGAGCATTTCTACAAACCTCTTACTCGACCTAAAGTCATAACAATTATAAACGCTCTTTTTGCAAACGGCCATATTGACCAAATGACTCACAAGTGGCTTAGTTTAGTCCAGAATCAACCACAAATACCGGAGTTCTACACGCTGACCAAGATACACAAAGCTATTCTCGTCAGCAGACCTATCGTCTATGGTAGTGGTGGTCCCACGTCACAGAACGCACTTCTAGTTTTGTGGATTCGCTTTTACAACCGATCGCACAAAAACAAAGCGTATTATTACATCAGGGACACTACGCACTTTATAAACTTCAGCATTGAAAACACGCCACTCTCGGAAGCAGCTATTTTAGCAACACTTGACGTGTGTTCTTTGTGCACTAACATCCCCCATGAAGAGGGAATCGAAATCGTTTGTCGTTTCTACGAAGAACATTATCA GGGGGAGCAGACAGTAAAGCTCACTGTCACCAAGGGTGGACCTCTGCCATTTGCTTGGGATATTTTATCGCCACTGTCTCAGTACGGAAGCATACCATTTACCAAGTACCCCGAAGACATCCCTGATTATGTAAAGCAGTCATTCCCTGAGGGATATACATGGGAGAGGATCATGAACTTTGAAGATGGTGCAGTGTGTACTGTCAGCAATGATTCCAG catCCAAGGCAACTGTTTCATCTACAATGTCAAAATCTCTGGTTTGAACTTTCCTCCCAATGGACCTGTTATGCAGAAGAAGACACAGGGCTGGGAACCCAACACTGAGCGTCTCTTTGCACGAGATGGAATGCTGATAGGAAACAACTTTATGGCTCTGAAGTTGGAAGGAGGCGGTCACTATTTGTGTGAATTCAAATCTACTTACAA gGCAAAGAAGCCTGTGAAGATGCCAGGGTATCACTATGTTGACCGCAAACTGGATGTAACCAGTCACAACAAGGATTACACATCTGTTGAGCAGTGTGAAATATCCATTGCACGCCACTCTTTGCTCGGTTAA